Within Metabacillus sp. KUDC1714, the genomic segment AAATACAGGATATACCTAATACATTTAGTCCTGCATGTCTAGCGATGATGACCTCTGGTACCGTTGACATACCGACTGCATCTCCTCCTAATGTACGAAGGGCGCGTACTTCTGCAGGAGTTTCATAGGATGGTCCAGTATTACCAACATATACTCCTTCTTGAAGCTTAATATTAAGCTCATTAGCAATATTTTTTGCCATATCTCGAAGCTTTCTATTGTAACTCTCTGACATATCTGGGAAACGAACTCCTATATTAGCGTTATTTGGCCCAATCAAAGGATTTGTCCCCATATTATTAATATGATCGGTGATTAACATTAAATCGCCAGCTTCGAAGGACTCATTAATTCCCCCTGCTGCATTTGTGACGATTAAAGTTTCAACTCCAAGCTCTTTCATCACTCGAACTGGTGCTGTTACTTTGTCTAAACTATATCCCTCATAAAAATGGAAGCGGCCTTGCATTGCAATTACTTTTGCTTCCTTAAGTGTTCCTATTACAAGTTGACCTGCGTGTCCTTCAACTGTTGATACTGGAAAATTCGGGATTTCATTGTATGGAATCTTTACAGGGTTTTCGATTTCATCTGCTAATACTCCTAAACCTGAGCCTAAAATCAGACCGATTTTTGGTGTATCCTCGTATTTCGATTTCACATAACTCGCAGCTTCTTTAATTGCATCGTAATTCATATGTATCCTCCTATTCTAAATCTGCTAAAAAGCTTTTTCCGAATGCAGGCATTTTTACTGCAAAATTATCAGCAATGGTTGCCCCAATATCAGCAAACGTCTCTCTTATTTGCAGCTCTTTACCTATTTTTAAACGCGGACTATAAACCAGTAATGGAACATATTCCCTTGTATGATCTGTTCCGTGGTGAATAGGATCATTGCCATGGTC encodes:
- a CDS encoding purine-nucleoside phosphorylase translates to MNYDAIKEAASYVKSKYEDTPKIGLILGSGLGVLADEIENPVKIPYNEIPNFPVSTVEGHAGQLVIGTLKEAKVIAMQGRFHFYEGYSLDKVTAPVRVMKELGVETLIVTNAAGGINESFEAGDLMLITDHINNMGTNPLIGPNNANIGVRFPDMSESYNRKLRDMAKNIANELNIKLQEGVYVGNTGPSYETPAEVRALRTLGGDAVGMSTVPEVIIARHAGLNVLGISCISNMAAGILDQPLSHDEVIETTDKVRVNFLKLVKSIVEKIQSSN